The genomic DNA TCCTCGAGGACGTCGACGACCTCGGTGCCGAGTCGGGTGAGACTCGGCTGGTTCGTGTCCGCGACGTGGAGTAGATGGACGGTTGCGTCCCGTTCGCGGGCGATATCGAGCGTGTGCTCGAGGGCTGCGGTCGCGGGGTCACTCCCATCGACCGGGACGAGAACGTGAGGTGACATACCAACGCGTTCGTGCCGGTCCCGCATATATACTGGTGGACAACGGGCCGTGGCCAGCCGATTGCAGGATCGTCTGATACGGGCTCCTGTGAGACGGCCTGCTGTCACAAGTTCTCGGTGGGCCCGCGACCGTCCTTCGGGCCCACTGGCACCCACTGACAGGAGTCCGTATGAGCCATCGGCCACGAGTAGGTATTCAGTGGTGACTAACGGCACGTCGGTTCGCGATCTATCGAACGAAAACGGAGACGATACCGAGTCCGCAGACGGCGTCGTTGGCGTCGTTAGACGGCTTCGACGCGAATCTCGCCGTCTGCTGTGACGGTCACCTGACACTCGGTGTACTCGAAGGTCACTGAGCCGTTGGGCCGGAGACCATTCGCGCGCGGCTCGAACAGTCGCTCGAGCGCGTCGGCGTTGATCGAGTAATGAAGCGGCTCGAGCGCCGTGACGTCTTCGTTCAGGAATGTTGCGACGGCGTCCGCGACGGCGACGCTGAGCGGTTCGTCGCCGAGTCGATCGTAGTGTGCGGAATAGTGGTCCCCAATCTCGGTCGCCGATGATGGTGTACTCATCTTGCTCATAGCGTATTCGTACCCCCAGTACGGTGGTTGGAAGTCGTTTCCTGGTTCAAGAGTTGTTGTAAAGAACCTACTCGTTAACTGTGTAAGGGTCGCCACAGCAGGTGGTTAATCAGTTAACCCCGGTCGTGGCTGTGCCCTCGAACAGCACGGCGAAGAGTTTGCGCTCGACGGCTCGAACGTGCTTGTGGAAGGCAGGCGAGGAAATCTCGAGGGAGTCTGCGATCTCTTCGCCGTTTGCTTGCCGGGGCCACTCGAAGAATCCGCCGTGGTACGCCGTCTGGACGACCTCTCGCTGGCGATCGGTGAAGGTATCGAGCAACGCACTGCGGGCGCGGTTGGCCACCGTCGAACAGCCATCCGTCGCCACAGCACGGCGGGCGATCATGGACACGTCGGGACCGTTCCGGCTGATCCCGGTGACAAGGTCGCGAACTTCGACCGCGTCCGGGACACCGATGCGTGCGCGCCCACCCGACGCGTCGGCTACGAACTCGCGTAACTGCGCCCCGTGAGAGTCGGTAATCGCTCCCAGAGAGGGATTGGTTAACCGGAGTTGCAGCAACGTTTCGTCTTCGTGTTCGGCGACCGTGACGAGCTGCCTGACTCCCTCGACTGAGACGTGATCTTCGGCGTCGATCGACTCGTCGACCGGCCCATCGACGGCTGCGAACACGACCTGCGCCTCGCCGTCCCGAGCCGTCGCGCCCGCATAGCTCACGCGTTCGTCGAGAAACGCAGCCAGCCGACACAGCGTCGCATCCGCCACAACCTCGAGTTCTACTTCGGTGCGACCGTCGTCGACCAGCGCGTGCTTCCGATTGACGGCGTCGATCGCGTACGCGATCGTCTTGCCGAGGTCAGCGAGCATCGACCGAAACGGCTCATCGAACGCGTCACGCTGGTCGCCGTAGACCGACAGCACGCCGTAGAGAAACCCGTCGTAGACGAGCGGCACCGCGTACACACACTGTACGTTGCGCGAGAGTGCTTCACCGCGCCACGCGCCGTCGTGAACCGATGCCGCGACATTCTCGACGTAGACCGGCGCTTTCGTTCGCGCCGCCCGTCCCGCCGGTTCGGCAGCCGATTCGTCGACCGTCGTTACCGTCACTGCGTCGAGATACCCGCGGTCGCGTCCGGCATGTGATCGCGGCTCGAGGCAGTTCCCGTTCGCGTCGGGCTCGCCGAACCAGGCCAGCGAACACGCTTCGCGGTCGGCGAGACGAGCGGGCACGCCACGTTCGATCTCCGCCCGGGAATCGGCCATCAGGAGGAGCTGTTCGACGTCTCGGCGCATCTCGAGTGCGGCATCGAGCCGCTCGAGCCGGCGATCGTGCCGTTCAAGCTCGCGTTCGCAGTCGTGAAACTGCTGGCGCTGTCCGATCCGATCGAGCGCGGCTTCCGTCGCCACCGCGAACGGTTCGACGAGTTCGACGGCCCCGCTGACATCGGCGTAGGGCGTGCTCGAGACCGCAACGAACACGCCGTGTTCGCCAAGCGGGACCGTGAGTCCGCTGTGGGCGGCGGTTGCGTCGGGAGTTGCTGGCGACGGTCGGACGTCATCGGAAACTGATGGGGCACCGGTGACGAACGTCTCCCAGATGCTGCTGCCGTTTGGTTCGACCGCTGACGGCGACCCGAACGTCGATACGAAGGCCGACGACTGTGCTACCGGATGGAGTTCGTTGGCCCGATCGTCGAACCGATAGACGACGCCGTCGAGCTCGAGCACGTCGGCCACGATGTCGACGAGGTGTTCGCAGGCGGTCGTTTTCGAGTCGACAGCGAGCAAGTGACTGGTCGCCTTGGAGAGTGCCTCGAGTAGCTCCCTCTCCCTGACCCGGTCGGTCAGTGCTCGCTCGCGCTTGCTGTCGGCACATGTGAGCGTTCGCTGGAGCCGATGGGCAAGGAGCTGTGGCTTCTGGACCGACCGCTTGGCGACGATGTCGGTCGCGCCCTCGGCTCTGATATCGTCGACCGACTCGTCTGCAGTCGAATCGATCGCGTAGATGATCGGACATGCCCCGTCGACGGCTGCGAGGGCGGCACGTTCGTCCGTCAGGAGACACGTTGCTGTCTCGAGTCGGTCGTCCGTAATGTCGGACGCAGCCGAGACGGCTCCCGTGACTGTCACCGCCTCGTCTGCAAGTGCTGCCGTTGCCGTCCGAATCCACTCGGACGTGCCGACGAGGACGCACCCGGGCGTCGTCTCGGCATCCTCGAGACTGCGAGCCATACCCATGGTGGGGGCGGCGGTTATAAAAAGGTCGTGTCGATTCCCGTGTCCTTACTCGAGTGTGAGCGTGCCGTGTTCTGCCCGATAGCCGTCGTCGCACGACTCGATCGCACGTACGTCTCGGAGTCTGATCCCCTGTTCCATCTTGGTCACGACCGGTGTGTCGTAGTAGTCGGCTTCGTACTCGAACCCCTTGCCCTCTTGACGGCGACGTTCGACGAACTCCCGGTGGCGCTCGAGGCGGGCACGACCGACCGACCGTGACAGTGCCGGCACCTCGTCGACTCCCTCGTCGAACACCTCGAGAAACGCGTCCTCGAGTTCGATTCCGATCGAATTTCGACCGGCACACATCGCCGCGAGCGTCGTCGTCCCGGTCCCCCAGAAGGGATCGAGGACGGTGTCACCGTAGGCCGAGTACATACAGATCAGCCGGTAGGGAATCTCGAGGGGATAGGCCGCCGACCGCTCCCGGAGCTCGTCGTCGGTTTCGTGAAGCGTCTGTAACTCGCCGGTCACGTCAGTCCAGACGTCCGAGAACCAGCGGTTGCGTTCCTCCCAGAAGTAGGCAGCCTCGTAGCGCCGGTCGGCACCCGGCTTGAACTCCCGACGCCGGCCCCCCTTCCGGAAGATCAGGACGTACTCGTGCTCGAGGGTGACGTACGCGTTCGGCGGGATCATCCCGCTACCCATAAACTTGGCCGCGCTGTTTGCCGGTTTACGCCAGAGCACGTCCGGCAGCGGGTCGAACCCCCGGTCTTCGAACGCCGCGAGGACGCGCGCGTGGTTCGGGTAGACTCGAAAGCTGTCGTCGACCGACCGGGTCGCGTCGCCGACGTTGATACAGGCGATCCCGCCGTCGACCAGCACTCGCTCGAGTTCGTCCCAGACGGCCTCGAGTTGTGTGTGCATCGCCTCGAAGGCGGCCTGACCGTCGCCGGCGTCCAGTGCGTCGCCGATCGCAGGATCGAGCTCCGTAAACAGGTCGTCCCACATCTCGATCATCGGATACGGTGGCGATGTCACGACGAGTTCGACCGACTCGTCGGCCACGTCCGAGAGTGTGCGGGAGTCACCGACGACAACACGGTGAGTCGTCTCCATTGGCTTGACACTGTCGGCGTCTCTCCCTTAGCTTCTTCGTCAGCCGACGGTACAGGCCAGAAAATCAGCTGGTCGATCGCCCCCGCTCGAGCGGATCGTCCGTTACTCCTCGACGTCCTCGTCCGCTTCCTCGGCCTCGAATTCGGACTCGTCGGCCGTCTCGGGTTCGTCCTCGATGTCGGTCGCGGGCTCGAACTCCTCGATCGGTTCCCACTCCGCTTCCTCGTCCGATTTGAGCCGCTGGCGAAGGAACGCAGCCCCCGCGAGGACGCCCACTGCGAGCAGGAGTCGCGACAGCCGCGAGGGTGCGTCTGATTCGGTGTCGTCCGTCACCGTTTCCGTCACCTCCTCGGGTTCCTCAGCCGTTTCCCTGACGCTCTCGATGATCTCCGGTTGTTCGACGTCCTCGAGTGGCGTCTCCTCGAGCGTCGGCGACTGCCGACCGAGGAGAAAGCCGATGGCCGCACCGAGGCCAAACAACGCTCCTGCAAGCGGGAATCGCCCGCCTGAGCGTGCCCCCTCGGATTCCTCGACGGCCTCGAGGATCGTCTCGCGCATCGGAGACTCCATCCCTCGATTGACCGCTTCTTTTACGATGAGCTCGGATAGTGTGGCGTCCTGTTGTTCCGTCTCGGGCATAATCCGCTTCGACCACATCACTATACATAATTCTATCCCCCGTTTCCATCGAACGACCAACCCCGTCGTATCGTATGCATGAACTACTCGAGAAACCGGACGATATAACAGTCTGTTTACCGGTGACGATCGATCGTGCGTGAGCGAGTGAGACTGGCCAGCGCCAAGCAGCGACGCGATCGCCGTTCAGAAACCGGATCGAGAGCCGGTCAGCGATCCACGTTTCTGCTCGTGGCCGATTCCAAAGACGAGCATACGTGCGCGCGTGCGGGTACGAACAATTACTGAGCCAACGATGCGCCGCAATCGCTCGTCTGACCGTGTCAGTGATCGGTAAATCTGGCTCTTCGCACCCTATAAGACTCCCTCGGCACGCCGTCTCTGTGGCAATGGCTGGGAATGGCTTGCATAACGAAAGGGGACCCTGAGAGGAATCACACATGAGCGTCCTCCGCCAGCCCGAGGTGCTCGGCCGAACGGCCCGACAGCGCGTCGTCGGCGTCACCGCTGCACTCTCTGCGGCGGCTGTCGAAACGGTCGCAGTCGGGTGCTGGTTCAGCCTCGTCGTCGGCTCACGGACGACAGCGACTGCACTCGCAGGACTTGGCGTGCTCTTTTGTGGCTCGCTGCTCAGAATGGGGATCGTCGGTGTGGCGGTCGACGATCTCGGTGACCTCCTGCAGCCACAACAACTCGGCGTGACGGTCGCGCTCACGGCCAGCTGGATCGTCTGGCTGCTCGTTGCCGAACTGATCGGCGATTCTCTCGGTGTCGCCATCGCAGCGATCGTGTTCGCCGGCATACTCACCGGCCAGTTCGTCCTCGAGCGACGCATCTTCGAACAGCCAACCGATGGCTGGGCGTTCACACTGGCCGTTCCGGGACTGTTGCTCGCTGCTGGCGCATCGATACTGCTCGCTGCCGTCTGGTTTACTGACTGGGCGATCGCCTCGTCGCCGCACTCGCTTGGCCCGACGACGATCGTGGTTCGGATCGGTGCCCTCCATCTCGGCGTGTTCGTCTTCGGTCTCTTCGCGTTTCTCGCCCATCAGCGCCGATTCCAGCGCCTTCTCGGTCCCTGACGTGCGATCGCAACGTCCTCATACGACCGGCCGACCGTCAGCAGCCGACTCGAGCGCGCCCCAACGGCTGTCACCGCTGGTGTAGTGACAGCGTCTCGAGTCCGACCGCTGGCTGAGCCGGGTTGTCCGACAGTAGCAACCGTCGGTGGGTCGGTGACCTCACTTTCCCTGTGCACCCACGTTCTGGTCGCTCTCGAAAGAATCCGGATCCGGCTCGATTGTCGCGTACTGGACCGCCCGCCTGCCCAGCGTCGTCACCCGCGTCTCGAGTTTCGGATCGACGAACTCGCCGTCATCGATGGCGGCGCTGGCGTTCGGGATCGCCGCTTCGTGGGGAATGACCCACGCGTTCAGCGCTCGACAGACCGACCGCATATGCTCGAGTGCCGTCACAGGGAAGGCCCCGCCGGAGACGGCGAGCAAACCGACGGTCTTGTCCTCGAACTCGTCGAAGCCACAGTAGTCGAGCGCGGTCTTCAGCGGTGAGGAAAACGATCCGTGGTACATCGGCGACCCGAGCAGGATCGTGTCGGCTGCGCGGACGCGGGCTGCGAGTGCGTCTGCGTCGCCCGCATCCACACGATCGCGGTCCGCATCGAAGATCGGCAACTCGTACTCGCGGAGATCGAGCAGTTCGGTAGTCCCACCTGCCTGTTCGGCAGCCAAGAGTGCCTGCTCGAGTGCGATTCGCGTGTAGCTTCCCTCACGAAGACTGCCACAGAGTGCAGCCACGTGGACATCGCTGTCGCTCATACCTTCCTTGACGACTGGTTCGCACGAAAAGGTATCTGCCGGGATTGCGCGATTCGATGGCCCTTTCCCCTCGAAATTCGAACCGATTGTCGTGGTGTCGCTGCTTACCGTCTTACTCGAGGACGCACTGCCGCGCGTGCTGACGATCACGCTTCTGATCGGGGTGGGCGTCGGCCTGGCCAACCTCGCAGTGGAGTACGGCGTGGTCGAACTCGTCGCCCGCGTGGGCCGCTATCTTACGGAGCCAGCGAACCTGCCTCCGGAGGTCGGCACTGCCGTCCTCACGAACGCGGTCTCGGTGACCGCCGGCTATGGGATGCTCGCGGAGTTTCGCGAGGAGGGGCTGCTCGACGATCAGGCCACGCTGATCGCCATCGTCATCAACACCTTCTTCGGCTTCATCCAGCATATTTTCACCTACTACGGCCCCGTTCTCGTCCCGATCCTCGGGTTGCAGGTCGGCCTGATGTACGTCGGTGCCCGAGCTGGCATCTCGCTTGCTATTACGCTCATCGGCTTGCTCGCCGGGGCTGTCCTCTTGCGGGGAACCGACTACGACGGCGACGCCATCGAGCCCGATATGCCCGACGAGGACGAAGGCTCGCAGACGACCCGAGAGAAACTCTCCGCTGCCGGGCAGCGTACCTACGAGCGCCTGCGCTTGATCGTTCCCCGACTCGCGATCGTCTACTCGCTGGTCTTCGTCGCGCTCGAGTACTCGGATCAGATTCTCGAGTCCGTGGCCCCGGTCCTCGCCGTGTTCGCGTCCGTCGGCCTCGACGATCCGGGGGTGGTGCTCGAGTCAGTTGCCGGCCTGTTGGGGCTGCCGGGAGCCGCAGTGCCGGTGATCCTCGTCTCACTGGTCGATCCGACGACCGGCGCGATCACCGTTGCACCCATGATCGGTGACGTGTTGACGCCCGAGCAGGCGGTGATCACGCTGCTGGTCGGCAGCCTCGTCTCGCTGACGATCGGGACAGTCAAGCGCTCGATCCCGTTTCAGTTCGGCATCTGGGGGGCGTCGTTCGGGACGAAAGTGATCGTCGTCAACGTCTGTCTCAAGGCTGTGTTCATCCTCGTCGCGATCGGCGTGTTCTTCGTCGCCTGATACGGACCTCTGTCAGTCAGTTCCAGTGCAACCGCGACTGCACGGCGGTTACACTGGTACATTGGTACAGCAGACCGTATGACTGGGATGGTCGGGTGACGTGCTGTGCTGCTGTTCTGTATCTCGAGGGCCGAAAAAATCGATCCTATGCGCTCGCCGATGCAGTGGTCGACAACTGACGGCTGCCGTACGCCCCGGCGAGAGACAGGATCACGATGAGTACACCGGCGACACCGTTGACCCCGACCACCAGCGCGCGGTCAGCGCCGAGAACGAACGGTGCCGCGACGATCCAGATTCCCAGTACGGCGACGACGGCCGCGATGACGATACTCGGTGATCGGTGCTCGTTGGTTCGGTAGGCCTGAAACGCCGCGAGAAACGCCACCACCGCGCCAACGAGGACGTTCTGAATCCCCATGAAATCGGTAATCGTGAAGAAGACCGTCGACATCATGACGAACGCGCCGAGCACCGCCGTCAGCCCGGCGGTTCGCTGGACCAATACTGACGAATCGTCCGCGGATTGTGTTCGGCTCATACGTGGTTCTGCCATGTGCGCCGTATTTAAGGTGTATCTAGACCATCATGTATTTAATACATAATTGTATCTTACTAACCGGGATCTCCCGCAGCGATCACCCGTCACCGAGCGACCGGCGGGCGTGTCGCACGCGGACCCGGAAGGACGACAATCTTGCGCCCTTATCCAGTCGTGGGCCGCTGATGTGCACCATATTCTCGGGCAGGTAATAGCCTAATATAACGGCCCTCCAAGAAAGGGATGCGAGGGGCGGTCGATCTAACCAGATATCCTCGCTGCACCTGGGATCGTTCCACTGCCACCCATCCGGCGACGATCTCGGATCATATACAAGCAACCACCATTTGGGCAATGAGTGTGCTTGCGTCGGCCCTTAGCCGGCGTTTCTACGGTGACATCAGCCGCTTACTGGAGCCTGCAGCTATCGTCGCCACTGCGGGAGCGCTCGTCGCGCTCGAGGACCTGGCGACGGCCTAGACGACCGTCGGCCCAGCGTCGCAAGCACTCACCACTGCGGTCGTCGTGTTGCAGTCGGCGAGCTGCCCGTCGGTCGCGTCCCGTCGGCACGCGTACTCGCCGTCGGTCCTCATTTGCATGCTCGGACACACGGCCCTCGAACCCCGCGTTGGTTCGCCGCACTGAACGGCCCATCTCACCGATGACACGTGTCGATCAGCCAGCCACGACCGGGTGTTCAGACGATGGGTCGACTCGAGAGTTGCACACGACGAGTCATGGCTCGTGTGCAGATTCGGGAACCGGATTCTGTCGACGTGCGCAACCCTACTCGGTCAACCCAA from Natrinema sp. HArc-T2 includes the following:
- a CDS encoding HalOD1 output domain-containing protein; the protein is MSKMSTPSSATEIGDHYSAHYDRLGDEPLSVAVADAVATFLNEDVTALEPLHYSINADALERLFEPRANGLRPNGSVTFEYTECQVTVTADGEIRVEAV
- a CDS encoding bacterio-opsin activator domain-containing protein is translated as MARSLEDAETTPGCVLVGTSEWIRTATAALADEAVTVTGAVSAASDITDDRLETATCLLTDERAALAAVDGACPIIYAIDSTADESVDDIRAEGATDIVAKRSVQKPQLLAHRLQRTLTCADSKRERALTDRVRERELLEALSKATSHLLAVDSKTTACEHLVDIVADVLELDGVVYRFDDRANELHPVAQSSAFVSTFGSPSAVEPNGSSIWETFVTGAPSVSDDVRPSPATPDATAAHSGLTVPLGEHGVFVAVSSTPYADVSGAVELVEPFAVATEAALDRIGQRQQFHDCERELERHDRRLERLDAALEMRRDVEQLLLMADSRAEIERGVPARLADREACSLAWFGEPDANGNCLEPRSHAGRDRGYLDAVTVTTVDESAAEPAGRAARTKAPVYVENVAASVHDGAWRGEALSRNVQCVYAVPLVYDGFLYGVLSVYGDQRDAFDEPFRSMLADLGKTIAYAIDAVNRKHALVDDGRTEVELEVVADATLCRLAAFLDERVSYAGATARDGEAQVVFAAVDGPVDESIDAEDHVSVEGVRQLVTVAEHEDETLLQLRLTNPSLGAITDSHGAQLREFVADASGGRARIGVPDAVEVRDLVTGISRNGPDVSMIARRAVATDGCSTVANRARSALLDTFTDRQREVVQTAYHGGFFEWPRQANGEEIADSLEISSPAFHKHVRAVERKLFAVLFEGTATTGVN
- a CDS encoding site-specific DNA-methyltransferase: METTHRVVVGDSRTLSDVADESVELVVTSPPYPMIEMWDDLFTELDPAIGDALDAGDGQAAFEAMHTQLEAVWDELERVLVDGGIACINVGDATRSVDDSFRVYPNHARVLAAFEDRGFDPLPDVLWRKPANSAAKFMGSGMIPPNAYVTLEHEYVLIFRKGGRRREFKPGADRRYEAAYFWEERNRWFSDVWTDVTGELQTLHETDDELRERSAAYPLEIPYRLICMYSAYGDTVLDPFWGTGTTTLAAMCAGRNSIGIELEDAFLEVFDEGVDEVPALSRSVGRARLERHREFVERRRQEGKGFEYEADYYDTPVVTKMEQGIRLRDVRAIESCDDGYRAEHGTLTLE
- a CDS encoding nucleoside recognition protein, with the protein product MVSLLTVLLEDALPRVLTITLLIGVGVGLANLAVEYGVVELVARVGRYLTEPANLPPEVGTAVLTNAVSVTAGYGMLAEFREEGLLDDQATLIAIVINTFFGFIQHIFTYYGPVLVPILGLQVGLMYVGARAGISLAITLIGLLAGAVLLRGTDYDGDAIEPDMPDEDEGSQTTREKLSAAGQRTYERLRLIVPRLAIVYSLVFVALEYSDQILESVAPVLAVFASVGLDDPGVVLESVAGLLGLPGAAVPVILVSLVDPTTGAITVAPMIGDVLTPEQAVITLLVGSLVSLTIGTVKRSIPFQFGIWGASFGTKVIVVNVCLKAVFILVAIGVFFVA
- a CDS encoding NADPH-dependent FMN reductase, with amino-acid sequence MSDSDVHVAALCGSLREGSYTRIALEQALLAAEQAGGTTELLDLREYELPIFDADRDRVDAGDADALAARVRAADTILLGSPMYHGSFSSPLKTALDYCGFDEFEDKTVGLLAVSGGAFPVTALEHMRSVCRALNAWVIPHEAAIPNASAAIDDGEFVDPKLETRVTTLGRRAVQYATIEPDPDSFESDQNVGAQGK